The sequence ATCATATATTTGGAACACAAACATTATATATATTAGTATTTCACATATCATGACACATGAATATATCATCATTGACTTTCCACATGTCACAACAATTAGAGTGTCTTTAAAATTATTTATCCATATGAACTAAACACAAGACATACATAAATTAATACTCATTACTAAATTATTTCTTCACAATGCTTTTTATCATTATACCTCTTTTCataaatttatctttttttttcaactgttaaattattttatattatatataatcatGGATTAACTATTAACCTCCACCTAAGATTTAATTCATGGAAGGCACAAAACCTTCCAGTTTACTTTTTTTTGTCATACTTTTTCATTCTACTAATCactatcatcatttttcaaaagatATGTAGAGTGAAGCATTATTTTCCATGTCCCAATTTGGTTTTATTTTCACTTCTTTGCATTACCAAGTTTGCTAGCTTTTTAAGACTTCCAATTGTACTTTCATCCATATTAAATTTATATGGTCACATTATAGGAGTCCTACTTTTGAAGGTAAATTATTGAATGTTCCCAATTGAATAGCATAATTTTGTATGACAAGTAGTACAATTAGTGTAAAAATACCCAAATACTTTATTGATGTTAACTTTTATAACTCATTAATCCTTAATAAGTATATTAACTATCTTAACATTTAtacatttttaaatttaattcaCTTAGAATATTTTACATAAACATCTCTTCACATCAAGGTTCTTGTCAATATTATAATAGAAGAAACACCCATATAAGAGATAAGGAATTCTAATAAATGTTTgataattatataaattataattcaaccATAGATATTTGCACAAAAATTCTATATCCCAATTACTAGCAAAGAGGATAATAGGGAATACATGGAGTAATTAGGCATAGAGAACATCACAATTAAATAAGGCACACACATGGAGTaataaggcatatataacatattaATTCTAATTGAACCTAATACTAGTAACCATTTAATGCGTTAAAGGATAACAAGAGTGAAACATACTTTCACATGGGAGAGGGGTCTTGAAAGTGATCATGCTTATTTGAAATAAATAGATTCCAAGGAGTCATAGAGGCTCAATACTTAAAATGAACAAGTGTTGAACATGTGTACAATTTTGATTAAAATCCTAAAGAACTAGATCACTTTTATGACTTCTTTTAGACActattttttatctcattttgaCACTATCATTGGCACTTACTCCGACaaatattttttaatcaatcaagACAACAAGGTACCTATTTGTTAGATGAAAAAAATAATCATTCCCCTTTCCCCTTACATGATCTATACACATTTCTTGTCTCTTCACTTTGTAGattcaaatttaatattaaaattaaacttCAATCTAGGTAGATTTGCTAATAATGCCAAAAGGTTCACCCAAATGATATATACAATAAGGTTATATTTTAATACAATTCTATaacaaattaaaaattttaatcggGAGTGTAATACCAAGGTTTCAAAAGGTAATCTCATTTTCTAACTTACGAGTTCATTATTAAAATCTAGATAAAATTACCTTTTGATTATCAAGTCTATTTAATTAGAGGATAATATCTCTATACTATTCATTAACTTATAAACAACCCTACCTCATAAATCTTTTGATATATCAACTTCAACTAGGATAAATGTAAATAAAGGGTTAATGAAGTTCTTACAAGATAGGTCAACAATCATGAGTCAACCTAGAGCATTGATAATGGCCTTATAGATAAATACATACTAGAATTATAATAAGGAAATATAACCAGAATAAGTGTTATGTTAATAGAATATTTTAAGGGTTTGAAAGAGGGAGAATACAAGTGGGTCAAGAGAGGATAAAAATCCCACATCTAGTCTTCACCATCAAATATTGTTAGAAGACTTAAATTATACCACAAGAATTGAAGTATTTTATCACATATTGAACTTATAACATCATTTTCTACATATAAGCTCAAGAATTTTCTTTTAcagtatcttttatttttatgattcTTGGAAagctataattttttcaaaaacattCACACATAACCatgttattttttcaaaattttctctaagtatttttaatttatttgttatttcatgttttgaTCAGTTCCTTAGACATGTTGACACCTACAAATGTTGCATTTGTTTGAGATGAATTAATTTGATCTACTTTACATGCATTGAGGATATTGgtctttaattttatcatttgtgaaGGTATCATAGACTTTTCTATTCATCCCTTTATTATAATCATAGAAATGGATAAATATAAATCTTAGAAACGACATCCTAACACATCTCGAGTGTCTTAATCTCTTGTCTTATCTTTATAGAATCATTCTTGAACAAATCAATCCAAGAACTTTATTAGTACGAGGTAACATCATTGGCCATGTTGTAGGTTTTATTTGTTCTAATGTTGACCATGACATTATGTGTTTTATTAAACACtggcattttttgaaaattttggacaacaatttggaagatccatggagaccctcatatttCTCCATTAGAGGATCCTACTATAGATTATTTTGATCCTCTAGATAATATAGATTACATACAATTTGATTATGATAATTTAGAAGAGATTGAATATATCATAGATCTTGCATGATTCAATGGTTTTGAGAATTATCTCCTTATTTCTACTCTTCATATTGAGACccaatttctattttttattattattaatcaagTTATTATCACCATGTTAATTGCCCTTATTGATTTAGTATAGCATAGAAAATTCATCATCTTTAAGACATAACTACTTGAGATTCATATTTATCATGAAAATATTGATCATAAAGACACATTAACTGGAACTTGAATATAGCATTTTTCTATTAAAGTAaaaaagaaatattaatggtcaaattaTCTAAACTATGCCATTATCAAATTTCTAATGTAGGCACAATCCAATTGTCACCAATCatataaatagagaaaaaaaacaTATCCAATTATTTTGAAGTAGATTCAAGATCATGTCTCTTGTTCGCCAAAtgtaaaacatgtcatccaatttTGTGTACTTCAACCTATGTGGTTGATGATACATCCACAAGATTAAAAAAAGAGAGATATTATAACAAATCATAATTAAATATTCATAAAGAATGTACACATAGAATTAAGTTTTTCCTCAAGATAAAGAATGACATTAATATTCCCAACCAAAATCTATTGATATGCGAAGTCAATTATTTTCATATTCCTTAATAAAGATGTTGTATAGCTATGCACAAGTCACATTTTTTGTTTTGATTGATAGATTTTTGTTGAGATAATAAAATTGAGAGATCTTTGCTCACAATTTTTTCTTGGTATAGTACTAGGCTTTctatgcaaatatttattttttgtatttattgGTTCTCTATTTAATTTTTTACTACCATTTTTCTCAATAAAATCAAAGGAACAAAGAAAAAAGAATGAAAAACTTTAATATAATACCACAAGTAGAccttttcttgaaagtaaatatgAGTATAAATATTAGATGATATAATAGAATATGTCCAATCAAATACATAACCGTGAGCTCAAACACACTGACATTGAATATGTTTCCAAGGGCTAGATGAAAGAACTTGCATCTCCTCCACAAAAACTTCTATTTTATGAAGGAAAATAATATTAGGGTTATGGAATCAAAAAAGATGTTGAACAGTTTTTTGCAATGGGTGTAGCCCAAACATTTAGGCATTGAACTCCCTAAGCTAGTCTAGTAAGATGCATAGAACTAGTACCCACTCAATAGACAAATCATATAATTGAAAAATAACTATTGATAAAAAACCAACGAATACATATAATTAAATAGTCTAAATGCTTGTTTTGTAATAAtgaaacaaaaataattatttaacCTTCTTTAGGTTTCACATACTGACTAGTTCATGAAGGGGAAAAAAGGGATTTAATAATATATTGATCACAGAGAATTCAAATAGTGGAAAGAATCAATCTAATGAATTAGGAAATGAAGGTCGATCAAACAAACTATAAAGCCACAATATATCACCTACATTCAATTGTCCATATAAAATATATACCAAGgcacacaatcaaattcaaattaaaactcTTGATGAGATTTCCACTTGTATTATACAATATTTCAAAAGTAAATTTTTATTCAAAAAGAACCATAAACATAtttaaaagataattttataattgttctCCCTAGTTAAAGTCACAATAAAATATAGTTAGACCAAACATGTTTTCACTTTCCTTACCATTTAAacacaaaaataaaattttatttatactTCTCTCATCTtcttatttttaatgatttaatttttTAAAGAGTTGGGCACACCTTATATCTTCAATTTAATCAAAAGGTTTTTTCATTTTTATCATTATTACTGATCTGAAACATACATACAGAGATTTGACGGAGCAGGAGAAACAGTTTTCAAAATTCAGAACTTACGTGATGAACAACAAAGGTAAAGGAGGTGAACATGACGGTTGAGAGGGCCCCACACCAGGTGGTACAATTTAATGCAAGTTAAACGAGCAGTAAAGAGTACAAAGACTAGTTATGACAGATTACAAAACAGAAAACAGAAACTGGAAATAAATGTTCTGACCACTTTGAAAACCAGAGCTTAGTGTGTGCTCTCTAAGGCTGGCCAGAAATACATCCCAAGCACTAAAACATGAAATATGTGTCCAACTCCCACTGGAGATCAGTTTACAGTTAAGATAAATGGCGATTCAGAAGGCAGCCAATTCTCCAGGTTCTACTGAGATTGATCGAGTGCTGAAGGTACAAAGGAAATTATTACTACAAGAAGCTCAGGAGGGACGATACTAACAACTCATTGCAACTGGGGTAAGATCAATCTATGCTACTTCAGTATGACAAAATCTTCCAATTACACAAAACAGACAAAAGCATAACCGTTTTTCCACTCTGGCAGGAACTTTGCTGCTAAACACTTGTTATATGAAGCTAAGGGAGGGAGAAAATAGGTGGGTAACTGAGAAAATCGGAGGGATGGTCAGTTTAGAAAAAGACAGACAAGACTTTAATATCTAGAGTATATATACAAAAATGGAGGGAGTAAACAaaagataaatgaatgtgcaatcCTTTTTAACATATAGTTTCTACTCTTTCAATTTCAGCATGTCAAACTCTAATTCCTCAAAAAGTATTTTTAGATTAGTTTTGCATATAGGTATATTTTCATATAAAAGATTTATAATCTTTAATGTTATATCATAAATGAAAGATCTGTTTTTTTTTCTCAAACTTTTTGTCACAAAATTTTCTGTGTTATATATTCTATACAGTTTAATTTGTAAAGAAGGTTGGAAGGACTTTTCTACGGATCATTTTCTTAGAGTTTTATTATAATTATGTTTCACTTCTTCATATCTAAAATATTATATGTTTTTCTATACATATTTTTCAATTCTAATAACTGTGGcgttttcttttttgttttcataTGCAATAACCTTTATGTTCTTAAATAATTTTATGTAGTCTAACATTATTACTATGTCTTATAGATGAATAATATAAAATTCATGAATGTTTTTCCATCTTTTGCATTGTTTATTAGACTAGCCTTTTACTTTGTTTGTAAATTActaatttatttttctatataCTATTGTTGTGCACAATTTAACTGTGTGAATAATCATTTTAACAGGTTCATTGAGAATTCTGTTAGAATTGTTTAATTTTATATTTTCCTTAAGTCTGCCTTTCATTTTTCCTACAATTGAAACCATTAGATCTCATTGAAAACCATATGAAGACTCAACTTCGTCCAGACCAACCAAACCTTTAGCTTTGGTTATATGATCTTCCTTTTTCCCGGCATCGTGAACAACACATCAACAAACTACAGTAACAGAATATATTCATTTGGAGGCAAACAAATATCGGATTATGTTGATTTGGAGGAAACAAAAAGAAATTACGTCTGTCTTCTCCGTCTGTTTTACAGCATTATATAGAAACTTGTGCTAAAACATGGCTCTTAGTCATTCTAATAGAGGGCAAAAAGCTCTGTCAATGCAATAAAGATAATGACTTGAACTGTTGAAAACTAAAGTGTGTTTTGGTTTAAATGGCTATTGAAGGGATGAAGGAAAGCTTGTGGAAACCATAGTCGATCTGGTGAAGGAGCATGTGAGAAAGGAGCTGAAAAAGAGTGTGAAAGACTTGGTGGGTCTGGACGTGGCAGTCGAGGATTTCCACTACTTTCTTTCAGAGCCAACGGATGAAGCTGTTAAGATTGTAGGAATAGTTGGACCAGAAGGGTCTGGTAAAACTACCTTAGCTGAGGAGTTTTACTATCGATACCGAAAAGATTTCGATAGATCCAGTCTACTATTTGGTGTCAGAGAAGCCTCCAAACGAAATGGATTAGAAGCCTTGCAGAGGCAGCTGCTTAATGACCTCACCAACACCATTTGGGAAATAAACAACAAGAGCGAAGGGCGAGAAATACTTGCAGAACGTTTACAGTGTCTAAGTCGGCAGAGATCGCTCAAGTTTCTCATTGTTATTGATGAcgttgatcatcatgatcagctagaTGCTCTACTGCTCCGGGAGAATGTGTTGGGAAATGGAAGTTTGGTTATACTGGCATCCCGTGATAAGGCAATCCTTAAACTTTCAGGAATCTCACTGCATTATGAAATGAAACCTCTGGCTAAGGAGCACGCTCGAGAGCTCTTGTGCATGCACGCCTTCAACCAGGAGAAACCGATTTGGGAATTGGAGAGTGTGGTGGAAACAGCTGTGAGAAAGTTTGGCGGCTTACCTTTGTTTCTCAAGCTTATTGGGAGGCATCTTCGTCTATACGGAGGGAACAATATAGAGTCTTGGAATTGCGAGTGGAGAATGTTTTGTGAACTCAATGATATAATGAAGGCTACTTTCAACGCTTTGAGCGAAGAGGAACAGCAAATATTCTTAGATATTGCTTGCTTTTTTCGGGGAATGGACAAGGAGTCGGCCATACGAATATGGGATGGATCAGGATGGAGGGGTGCTCGTGGTCTGCAAAAGCTGGAATACGGCTGTCTCGTGGAAATCGACGAGAACAATTGCCTGAAAATGCATGATTCTTTCCGTGATTTTGGGCGACAGATTGCAAAAGAGCAACTGTGCAACAGTCCAGAGCATCCTTGCGTCTGTGGCTTCCAAATGATGCTGCAAATTTCTTTCAAGGAATATGGTCACTGCCGGTATGTATTGCTTCTCACAAGCTTTTACACATCAAAATAAGAGGGATAGCTTCTAGAATTGATGAAAAAACATTATGGATAGGAATTGAGAGAATACTCGAGGACATGCAGAccaatatcattttttttaatctttttcttACGTCTATTTTTCATTTTTAACTTGGCCGTAATCTCCTGGAGCCTGTTAATAATACCCTGACATCAACATCAGAATTTATATTTCGCCAAATTCGCCACTGCCAATTAACAGTATGCAATACCAATTACAAATATAATGATGAAGACcatatatataaaatgcattaaaattTTTGTGGCAACATGAATTCATTAGTACAGAAAATCAAAGTTAATTTCAATTGCTTGTATTCCAGGAAAACGCAAAAATTAGAGGAAGCACTGATGGCACAAAGGCCTCCCATGGACAGAAAAGAAGCTACACCTTTTCTTCTGTGAAAATAGAGCTTCTTGATATAGATGGTGATATATCTGATGCTACAGTTACTGATCGGTCATTAAAACCTATGTGGTTTTGTTGGAAAACTTGTCCAGCTTTAAGCCTTAGCGATCAATTAGCAGATTTGGTATGGTTTCGGTGGAGAAATTTCCCTCATGCGACCCTTCCTCCACTTGAAATGAACAACTTACGAGATTTAGAACTCGTCAATGGAAATTTCAAAATACTTTGTGATCCTGCCTTTAAGGTATAGGTCCACAAAATTCTAGAGCTTATGAATTATCTCTGCTCAGCTTTTTAAGATATAGATATTTCTTTAGTCAATTGACATTTATGCATATAATGTTTTTGTTTAAGATGGATGCATTTATAGAGATGATATTTATATGAGAAGTCATCTATTACATTGGTTAAAATTCCGACATTTATACAGACAATGTTTCTTCAAGATGTTGTTTTAGCTCATGGACTTACTAAATAAGATTATCCTTGAAAAATGCAGCAAACATCGCAATTGAGGGagcttaatattattaaatgcagACAACTTGTAGCATTTTCCCCAAGCATAGGATCACTAAAACACCTGGAGAAGATGGTACTGAAAGCTGCACT is a genomic window of Cryptomeria japonica chromosome 7, Sugi_1.0, whole genome shotgun sequence containing:
- the LOC131028352 gene encoding disease resistance protein RUN1-like yields the protein MGDPSEVPSSSSSSDHTESQQQLDASIKPYHVFVNHRGPDVKDTLASAIYHSLYRTGLHKTGAKIIPVFYHVLPRDLMVLRNGEGVYAESFVKLQSKMDGKKKRYDSKHIEECLCENGAFRFRIGMDIYRSIMEGRLLHREASSIATTRSEESKHIALDIETDVVQNSTGNKRSFNLIDGGVVSNRRFDGAGETVFKIQNLRDEQQRDEGKLVETIVDLVKEHVRKELKKSVKDLVGLDVAVEDFHYFLSEPTDEAVKIVGIVGPEGSGKTTLAEEFYYRYRKDFDRSSLLFGVREASKRNGLEALQRQLLNDLTNTIWEINNKSEGREILAERLQCLSRQRSLKFLIVIDDVDHHDQLDALLLRENVLGNGSLVILASRDKAILKLSGISLHYEMKPLAKEHARELLCMHAFNQEKPIWELESVVETAVRKFGGLPLFLKLIGRHLRLYGGNNIESWNCEWRMFCELNDIMKATFNALSEEEQQIFLDIACFFRGMDKESAIRIWDGSGWRGARGLQKLEYGCLVEIDENNCLKMHDSFRDFGRQIAKEQLCNSPEHPCENAKIRGSTDGTKASHGQKRSYTFSSVKIELLDIDGDISDATVTDRSLKPMWFCWKTCPALSLSDQLADLVWFRWRNFPHATLPPLEMNNLRDLELVNGNFKILCDPAFKQTSQLRELNIIKCRQLVAFSPSIGSLKHLEKMVLKAALHLQDLPEEFCNLNGLRHLVLRQCEDLTKLPNDIGRLKNLEHMFEEITSLEELIFENCKKLLKLPARTTSQESLRKLNLLGTNLMELPHDIENLGNLQFFYLESPSMTSTPSPLGKLGCLRELVLFNCTMLTSYPKFVRRLERMHVPERQSREDGNTHKALYVYSSRGQISDSDVRDHIGLTSEMSSLLPRQ